Part of the Musa acuminata AAA Group cultivar baxijiao chromosome BXJ2-7, Cavendish_Baxijiao_AAA, whole genome shotgun sequence genome is shown below.
AAGCCCACCATTTCTaaccccagagagagagagagagagagagagagagagagacagagcgcTTTTAAATGTGAGGGGCGGTGTGGCACAGGTCAGGACCAGGTGGACCGAGGGCGGGCCTCGGTATCCGCGAGTCGACGGGTAACCCGGGCGCTCCCCCCTCGAACAACAGTCTCCCACGGGCAAGCCAAGCAAAAGATGTCGCTGTGCTGTGCTTTGACTCCTGCGCTCGAAAAGAAAGCCAGCAAAGAGAGATAAAGAGAAAGAGGAGCCCCCAAAAGAAAGAAAAGCGATTAAAGAAGCGCCGATTGAAAACCAGCGCCAGTCgctgcagctgcagcagcagtGGCAGTACGCGCTCGCTGTGCCTCCTCGGTTCAGAGGGGTGGGGAACAACGGGCGGCGACGTCACCCCCACCTCCGTAACAGCCGCGTCACAACCCCCACACGCGACTCGTATGCATGCCTTCCCCTCTCCCTGCACTGCACACCCACCCCGATTCTTCACTACACCCAACGCAGGGGAGGTGACACTAATGGTTTCCCAGCGGCTCGGTACGGCCTGCTCGTCTCCCCGCTCGACACCTAACTGGCGGATAGGCTTAATTAATGCAATCTTTCCCATATTTTGGACACCAACTTGGCCTTCATCATCCACCCCGCCACAGCTATCAACAACTAGTACgtactccctctctctctctctcacatggaCTAGCGCTGACACGGCGCTCTCCTAGTGGTCGAGTTCCCGTCCCGAAAGGCCCGCCGGAATGGGCCCCGTGACAGCTCTTGGTCGATGGAACGTCTCTCTCGCGGTGGGGGCCCCGTCGACCGTGGCATACGTGCGGAAGGGAGGCCTCCTGCCACGTGCGTGCCATCCCTAATTAAACTCGTAGTCGCTCTCGCTCTCCTTCCCGTTCTCTCGGCGCAATCAAGGCGAGCAGTGGACACGTTAAGAAGGGCGAACGTGTTTACCGCGTTCCCCAGCTTTTTCTGGCCCACTGTTCTCAGAAAGGACGACATAATGGAGAAGGCATATGAATTGAATTCTGCCTTCTCTAATTTATTGTAGATTAATGAGGAATAGTTGGGATGTGTGGATAAAATCGAGCAACAGTGGCAGTTGTATCTCTCACTGCACTCCGGTTCTCATCATGTCTGCACACACATATTCTTCTCACTCCCTTCGCTTTCACTGATCACTGTTCACTGACTCgctcgcgctctctctctctctccctcctatCTTTTTTTGTCACTTGCTGTGTGGAAAGCAAGAGACCAAACAAAAAGCTGTGAGCTTCTCCACCCTTACCTTCTCCAGGGTTTGgccaagagaaggagaagaagagcagCTGGCACGAGCGGAAAGAGAGGGAGATGACTTCTTCAGCGGCGGATCGGTTCATGGGAGgaggcgaaggaggaggaggggaggagcAGCTGCTACTGCACCACCCCCAGATGTACTACCACGTGCCGCAGCACAGCCGGAGGGAGAAGCTGCGGTTCCCGGCGGAAGAGTCCACGCCGGCCACCTCCCTCCTGCTCCTCTATGGTCCCAACAACGCCCCGCCGCTCTACCCGGCAAATTCTTTGACGGCCTTCCAcccctccttttcctcctcctcgtcgtcgtcctcctcgtcCCCCAGCTACGCTCACAACCCTGCCCTTACCTACGGTGTCGCACAATTCGACGGCCACGGGCCGCTCCCGATCCCCGCGCAGAACCACCACCAGATCTCCAGCCAAggcttctccctctccctctcctcctcctcgccccAAGCCCCGGCTTCACGGCACCACCTCGCGTCCCGGCCTGCCCCCTTGGGCCCGTTCACCGGCTACGCAGCCGTCCTCAACCGCTCCAGGTTCCTGGAACCGGCGAGGAAGCTCCTAGAGGAAGTGTGCCATGTGGGGCACCAAGCGGCAGGGGAAGGCGGCAGCAGCCGGGAGATGCTCCTGGACGCGGATCCGCCGAGGGACTCGCTGGTGGACCACGGCGGAGACGGGCTGCCCGAGCATGGCATGAAGGAGGACGACCGCCCCATCACGGGCACGGAGCAGCAGTGGAAGAAGACCATGCTCATCTCCATGCTCGACGAGGTGAGCGGCTTGAACTGACAACTGCTTTGAGAGGACTTCATctgtttgttctctctctctctctctctctctctctctctctctctctcgctcgctcgctcgctcgctctctttGGATCCTCCTGCTCGTGCAAGTCTCTCGAGGTGTTCACTGTGTTGAAGGGTTTCGTGTTCTTTCATGTCAAAGATCTCGTAGCAGCTGGTGCGATCTTATCACTGTGTGCGGCCGTCGACTTGATTGGTCGTGATTCTGCTATGGCAGGAATCCCTTTTGTGTGTGATGATATGACAGGTTTTAATTTTGTTATGTAGGATTTGCTGCAAATTTATTCCCTTTGACGTGAAAGTTCAGTGATCTTTTAGATGGAAGGAACAAATCTTTATCTTGTGgatgagaagaagagaggagaatgatATGTTTGCCTTTGATGGTAGAGAATAGCATTTGCAGGTGCCTCATGTAGTCCATTATCCGATTTGCATGTTGTAGAAGAAGATTTGAGCTTGATGCATTACTTGTGTAGTGGTTTTTGCTAACTATACAATGATGTGGAATTGTGAAGGTAGCATACAATAGATAGTTAGTGATGAACTTAATGTTATGATTTCATAATGGAACCGCCATGAGTTAGGATTACCTGAGCTAAAATTAGGTGCATGTTGAACAATTCAGTTTGTGAATTATTCGTAGATCGAGTAATTTAGCTTTGGTTTCGGTGTGATGCCAGTCGAGGGACCATTGAAATAGTGTGCTATAACTTCAAAATTATGTTTCTGTGTACATCTGTGTATGATTTTTTGTGCATCAGTAAATGGGGTATTTGGTGGCCATTTACTGCAAGAATAGTAAACCAAATTTTCTAAGCCAAAGGATGTCTATATATACatggggagggagagagagagagagagagagagagagagagagaggaaatataTGCATGCTCAAAAAGAGTAACTTGTACTTTTCTCCTTAGCTGAGCTTCTAATTGTTACTAATTACCTTCAAATTAGTGATCTCAGGTCACTGTTAAAATAGTTTTGTGACTCACAAACAAAAAGTatttataagatatatatatcaattagGTTCGCTACAAGTCATATTCCATATGAAGCTTCAACAAGGACGAAGAAAACTTATAGTAGCAAGGCCGAACACTAAATTATATTTCTAGGTTTCTCATAAGAACTCTTAGGTGACTTTCAGTGTTGTTTATGATAATCATGAGACATTTCAGATTAGAATttgcttaatttatttttaagattcatCTTATTCAGTAGAAGTTATTCGAGTGTTTGGAGTCATATCAGTTAAGTCTTTTTGTCTGGTCAGCAAGCCTCCTTTTGGTGTCATAAGACAATGATTTGTCGAAAGCAGTATGGATACATTAGAAGTGATGATTAATTTCTGTTTAAACATTTGAAACTGCAAGATTATTATGAATCTTAAAGAGTAATGTAAACAGGTTTTCAGATATGTTTTTTATCTGCTTTCTTTATATTGTTTTATGTAGATTCTTCAAAACAGTGTTGTAGCAGTTAGATTCGTCAAAGCATATATATACCACCATGACTATCAACATTGTTTAGATTCGAAGGACTTCCTCAACAAGAGTGTTGGCCATTAGGTATGTTTTAAGTAACAGAAACCCGAAGAAGATAATAATAAACATGTGACAAATGGCAGGTCGACTTCAGCTGTGCCTCCGAAGATAATTTACATGATAAGCAACGTTGGCAGGAGTAGCGGCTGCAATGAAATTAAACGTGCTGATGTATGTCATAGGACTTTTGGACAGTCAAAATGAAATTAGAGATTGACAAGATTGAGTATGTAAAGGATGGTTGTCTGTGATACAACCGACTTAGTACTTTTAAGGTGCATATAAGTTACTACAGTAGATGATCGTATTAGGCTATCAGTAGTATATCTCTGCCCGAATGTTTTCACATGACTTGTATACTAGCAATCCTAAAAAATGCATATGGCGATTTTTCAGTCTGTTGCATGTTTATTTTTGTTTGGTGATGAGAATTGCCTGTGGGATTTTGCTAACAGGATATATTGTCTTGTATGCGTAACATGAAATTGATGTCCTTTCATGGCTTTAGTTCTCTGCTATCAATGATAAACCTTGTCGCATTGATCTGAAATCTCTTCTTCTTTGTTCAAATGACACTTTTCTAGGTGTACAGAAGATACAAACAATACTACCAGCAGGTGCAAGCTGTTATTACATCATTCGAGTCGGTTGCGGGATTGAGTACTGCTGCTCCATACGCCTCGATGGCCCTCAAGGCCATGTCCAAACACTTCAGAAGCCTCAAGAATATAATATCTGACCAACTTCGTCAGACAAACAAGGGTCTCAGAAACGAAGGCATCGGTCGAGAAGAGATGTCGAACTTTGGGCTTCTAGATGGCAGTGGTTATCTCCATAGAACAACAAATAGCACTAACACATTTGCTCAACCACATGTGTGGAGACCTCAGAGAGGGCTTCCTGAACGTGCAGTGTCTGTGCTTCGATCGTGGCTTTTCGAACACTTCTTGCATCCGTAAGTATCCTAACTTACGGATCGAACTGTACAGAACTT
Proteins encoded:
- the LOC135617230 gene encoding BEL1-like homeodomain protein 9 — its product is MTSSAADRFMGGGEGGGGEEQLLLHHPQMYYHVPQHSRREKLRFPAEESTPATSLLLLYGPNNAPPLYPANSLTAFHPSFSSSSSSSSSSPSYAHNPALTYGVAQFDGHGPLPIPAQNHHQISSQGFSLSLSSSSPQAPASRHHLASRPAPLGPFTGYAAVLNRSRFLEPARKLLEEVCHVGHQAAGEGGSSREMLLDADPPRDSLVDHGGDGLPEHGMKEDDRPITGTEQQWKKTMLISMLDEVYRRYKQYYQQVQAVITSFESVAGLSTAAPYASMALKAMSKHFRSLKNIISDQLRQTNKGLRNEGIGREEMSNFGLLDGSGYLHRTTNSTNTFAQPHVWRPQRGLPERAVSVLRSWLFEHFLHPYPTDVDKQNLAKQTGLTRNQVSNWFINARVRLWKPMVEEIHSLEMRQKNKMSASDCDERQPPRPSSSKTSAFDPQPLQILSTQSHQYSMSKGIQEELTPMPNHIPEPVNFDTSDHHIGGGVGVAAGGSGVSLTLGLHQNNGVCFSEPLPLDVARRFGLDECSDTYLVGEFGDQERQFGKDVGSRLLHDFVG